One Roseimicrobium gellanilyticum DNA window includes the following coding sequences:
- the floA gene encoding flotillin-like protein FloA (flotillin-like protein involved in membrane lipid rafts), with the protein MSTFQIIGTGVLVIFGIVFVLILAKFFNLWLRAKVANAPVGIPTLVAMWLRGVPNALIVDTRITAVKAGIPLTTDQLEAHYLAGGNVTHVVLSLIAANKAGIALDFDRACAIDLAVKGTAKTVIEAVRTSINPKVIDCPSAEMGKGGKIDAVARDGISLRVRARVTVRTNLDRFIGGATEETVIARVGEGIVTCIGSSGSYKDVLENPDSISKVVLQKGVDVGTAFEIISIDIADVDVGENVGAKLQADQAETDKKIAQANAEVRRAAAVAAEQEMSAKTQEMRARVVEAEAQVPMAIAEAFRNGNLGIMDYARYRNISADTEMRQSIAGENPAQHEKK; encoded by the coding sequence ATGTCCACCTTCCAAATCATCGGCACCGGCGTCCTGGTCATCTTCGGAATCGTCTTCGTGCTCATCCTCGCGAAGTTCTTCAACCTGTGGCTGCGCGCCAAAGTGGCGAATGCCCCCGTGGGCATCCCCACTCTCGTGGCCATGTGGCTGCGCGGCGTACCCAACGCCTTGATTGTGGATACCCGTATCACTGCGGTGAAGGCGGGTATTCCCCTGACCACGGATCAACTGGAAGCTCACTATCTCGCGGGCGGGAATGTCACCCACGTGGTGCTTTCCCTCATCGCCGCGAACAAGGCGGGCATCGCGCTTGATTTTGACCGGGCTTGCGCCATCGACCTCGCAGTGAAGGGCACCGCCAAGACCGTGATTGAAGCGGTGCGCACGAGCATCAACCCGAAGGTCATCGACTGTCCGAGCGCCGAGATGGGCAAGGGAGGCAAAATCGACGCTGTGGCGCGTGATGGCATTTCCCTGCGCGTGCGTGCCCGCGTGACGGTGCGCACGAACTTGGATCGCTTCATCGGTGGCGCCACGGAAGAGACCGTGATCGCCCGCGTGGGTGAAGGCATCGTGACCTGCATCGGCTCCAGCGGCAGTTACAAGGACGTGCTGGAGAATCCAGACAGCATCTCCAAGGTGGTGCTGCAGAAGGGCGTCGACGTGGGGACGGCGTTCGAGATTATCTCCATCGACATTGCGGATGTGGACGTGGGTGAGAACGTGGGTGCGAAACTGCAGGCCGACCAGGCCGAGACGGACAAGAAGATTGCCCAGGCAAATGCGGAAGTCCGCCGAGCCGCCGCCGTGGCCGCCGAACAGGAAATGTCTGCCAAGACACAGGAGATGCGCGCTCGGGTGGTGGAGGCAGAAGCCCAGGTGCCCATGGCCATCGCCGAAGCCTTCCGCAATGGAAACCTCGGTATCATGGACTACGCGCGCTATCGCAACATCTCCGCCGATACCGAGATGAGGCAGAGCATTGCCGGGGAGAATCCCGCCCAGCACGAGAAGAAGTAG